Proteins encoded by one window of uncultured Draconibacterium sp.:
- a CDS encoding thiamine pyrophosphate-dependent enzyme, whose product MQKNLFLGVEAIGQGAIDGGISGVYAYPGTPSTEITEFIQENELAQEKGIRSKWSANEKTAYEAALGMSYAGKRSMVCMKHVGLNVAADAFINSAITGINGGLIITVADDPSMHSSQNEQDSRFYGKFAMIPILEPSNQQEAYDMVREGFELSEKLEVPVMVRITTRLAHSRAGVVRSEVLAENDMVLPTDPSQFVLLPAIARRRYKGLLEKQELFEKTAKKSEYNVYKKGEDKSFGIIACGIAYNYLKENYPQNDCPYTVLKLSQYPVPQKFLDKMAKHCEEVLVLEEGYPVVEEHIKAAFKKDIQVSGRLSGALPRDGELNADLVAKALGKETQLGADVPELVVNRPPALCQGCGHQDMYKALNESLDKYTKGRVFSDIGCYTLGALPPYKSIYSCVDMGASVTMAKGAADAGLIPAVAVIGDSTFTHSGITGLLDAVNDESNIVVVISDNESVSMTGGQDSSALGKIESICTGVGVDPNHIRVLTPLKKYHDLMVQTFEEEIAYEGVSVIVFRRECIQAAAKRLRKQKKMKDNPNK is encoded by the coding sequence ATGCAAAAGAATCTATTTTTAGGAGTTGAAGCCATTGGTCAGGGAGCTATCGATGGCGGAATATCAGGGGTTTATGCCTATCCCGGAACTCCTTCAACAGAAATAACCGAGTTTATTCAGGAGAATGAACTGGCACAGGAAAAGGGCATTCGCAGTAAATGGTCGGCCAACGAAAAAACAGCTTACGAAGCTGCATTGGGTATGTCGTACGCCGGAAAGCGTAGCATGGTTTGTATGAAACATGTGGGCCTGAACGTGGCTGCCGATGCTTTTATTAACTCGGCAATTACCGGGATAAATGGTGGTTTGATCATCACTGTGGCAGATGATCCGTCGATGCATTCGTCGCAAAACGAGCAGGACTCACGTTTTTATGGCAAGTTTGCCATGATTCCGATTCTGGAGCCCAGCAACCAGCAGGAAGCTTACGACATGGTTCGCGAAGGTTTTGAACTTTCCGAAAAACTGGAAGTGCCCGTGATGGTGCGTATCACCACCCGTTTGGCCCACTCGCGTGCCGGTGTTGTTCGCAGTGAGGTGCTGGCTGAAAATGATATGGTTCTGCCTACTGATCCAAGTCAGTTTGTGCTATTACCGGCCATTGCCCGAAGAAGATACAAAGGCTTGCTCGAAAAACAGGAGCTTTTTGAAAAAACCGCAAAAAAATCAGAATACAACGTATACAAAAAAGGCGAAGACAAAAGTTTTGGAATTATCGCATGTGGTATCGCGTACAACTATTTAAAAGAGAACTATCCGCAAAACGATTGTCCATACACTGTTTTGAAATTATCGCAGTACCCGGTTCCGCAAAAGTTTTTGGATAAAATGGCCAAACATTGCGAAGAGGTGTTGGTACTGGAAGAAGGTTATCCGGTGGTGGAAGAGCATATTAAAGCAGCGTTTAAAAAGGATATTCAGGTTTCGGGTCGTTTAAGTGGAGCTTTGCCACGCGACGGTGAACTAAATGCCGACCTGGTTGCAAAAGCACTGGGTAAAGAAACGCAGTTGGGTGCCGATGTACCTGAACTGGTTGTAAACCGTCCGCCGGCGTTGTGCCAGGGATGTGGTCACCAGGATATGTACAAAGCCTTAAACGAATCGTTGGACAAATACACCAAAGGACGTGTGTTCTCCGATATTGGTTGTTATACGCTTGGAGCTCTGCCACCGTACAAAAGTATTTACTCTTGTGTTGATATGGGGGCTTCGGTTACCATGGCAAAAGGTGCTGCCGATGCAGGATTGATTCCTGCCGTGGCTGTAATTGGCGATTCTACTTTTACGCACTCCGGAATTACCGGTTTGCTCGATGCTGTTAACGACGAATCGAATATCGTTGTTGTTATTTCTGATAATGAATCGGTATCGATGACCGGCGGACAGGATTCTTCGGCGCTCGGAAAGATCGAAAGTATTTGTACCGGCGTTGGCGTCGATCCAAATCATATTCGTGTGTTAACACCGTTGAAAAAATACCACGACCTGATGGTGCAGACTTTCGAAGAGGAAATTGCCTACGAAGGTGTTTCGGTAATTGTTTTCCGTCGCGAGTGTATCCAGGCAGCGGCAAAACGATTGCGTAAACAAAAGAAAATGAAAGATAACCCCAATAAATAA
- a CDS encoding indolepyruvate oxidoreductase subunit beta: MKTDIILAGVGGQGILSIASIIGDAAISENLFLKQAETHGMSQRGGAVQSHLRISDSEIAADLIPMGKADLILSVEPMEALRYLPFLSTEGYVVTNTTPFINIPNYPDVDAVLAEIEKQPRFVAIDADKIAAEIGNKRASNVVMLGAATPFLKIEPEKIEAGIAHIFSRKGEAVVEMNRKAFKAGLEFALANK, translated from the coding sequence ATGAAGACAGATATTATATTAGCCGGAGTTGGCGGACAGGGAATTCTTTCCATTGCATCGATTATTGGAGATGCAGCCATTAGCGAGAATTTGTTTCTGAAACAGGCCGAAACGCACGGAATGAGTCAGCGCGGTGGAGCAGTGCAATCGCACCTGCGTATTTCCGACAGCGAAATTGCTGCCGATCTTATCCCGATGGGGAAAGCCGATCTGATTTTGTCGGTAGAGCCGATGGAAGCCTTGCGTTACCTGCCATTTCTTTCGACCGAAGGTTATGTGGTAACGAATACTACTCCTTTTATCAACATCCCGAATTACCCGGATGTGGATGCTGTTTTGGCAGAAATAGAAAAACAACCACGCTTTGTAGCCATCGATGCCGATAAAATTGCGGCCGAAATTGGTAACAAACGCGCTTCGAATGTGGTGATGTTGGGTGCAGCTACTCCTTTTCTGAAAATAGAACCGGAAAAAATTGAAGCCGGAATTGCACATATTTTCAGCAGAAAAGGCGAGGCCGTAGTAGAAATGAACCGAAAAGCGTTTAAAGCCGGTTTGGAATTTGCCTTGGCAAACAAATAG